From the genome of Nakamurella flavida, one region includes:
- a CDS encoding fibronectin type III domain-containing protein — MLSLVLTGCTSGPATDAVSVTAPSTSTSSASAQADDPPTTQTAPAPAPDAAPAVLTVTDGDTPVTLVSDSFTGSLSGYRVIDGTDSLDSPAALAVTADDRELYVVTGQGPDSRLIRLREGMDSWDLLGAGAGVPLDQPVDVAVGPGRLVAVLNAATGRLVVSRDDAATWTELAPATEGRTPSAVAITPDGALAVVDADADTASISADGGTTWTVTDRATGSFASPVDIAAAPDGALLVLNSGDGSLSVLRAGAATWENIPAAAAGWTSPTAVAAGPGGEVLVADPGSGALFRSADGGRTWTGSDGFGDISGLTVGADGTVAVTDGVNTLLTLQPTAAAVRNLVVTPTGPGTVEVSWDPARTTDGPPVTYRIEVTRAPTEAAWADLHASLGGSDPDAPETGAGPAFEVTTPSATIPDLPAGTDVTVSVVAVDGAGVGAPASTTVHMP, encoded by the coding sequence GTGCTGAGCCTCGTCCTCACCGGGTGCACCTCCGGCCCGGCGACCGATGCGGTGTCCGTCACCGCACCGTCGACATCCACCTCGTCCGCATCGGCCCAGGCCGACGACCCGCCGACCACGCAGACCGCGCCCGCGCCCGCTCCGGACGCCGCCCCCGCCGTCCTCACCGTCACCGACGGGGACACCCCGGTCACCCTGGTCTCCGACAGCTTCACCGGGTCCCTGTCGGGCTACCGCGTCATCGACGGGACCGACTCCCTGGACTCTCCCGCCGCCCTGGCCGTGACCGCCGACGACCGCGAGCTGTACGTCGTCACCGGACAGGGCCCCGACTCCCGCCTGATCCGCCTGCGGGAGGGGATGGACAGCTGGGATCTCCTCGGCGCCGGCGCGGGCGTCCCCCTGGACCAGCCGGTCGACGTCGCCGTCGGTCCTGGTCGCCTCGTCGCGGTGCTGAACGCGGCCACCGGGCGACTCGTGGTCAGCCGGGACGACGCGGCGACCTGGACCGAGCTCGCGCCGGCCACCGAGGGTCGGACCCCGTCCGCCGTCGCCATCACTCCCGACGGCGCGCTGGCCGTCGTCGACGCCGACGCGGACACCGCGTCGATCAGCGCCGACGGGGGCACCACCTGGACCGTCACCGACCGGGCGACGGGGTCCTTCGCCTCCCCCGTCGACATCGCCGCCGCCCCCGACGGCGCGCTGCTGGTGCTGAACAGCGGTGACGGCAGCCTGTCCGTCCTCCGGGCCGGCGCGGCCACCTGGGAGAACATCCCGGCGGCTGCCGCCGGTTGGACATCGCCGACCGCGGTTGCCGCCGGCCCCGGTGGCGAGGTCCTGGTGGCCGACCCCGGTTCCGGCGCACTCTTCCGATCGGCGGACGGCGGACGCACCTGGACCGGTAGTGACGGCTTCGGCGACATCAGCGGGCTCACCGTCGGTGCGGACGGCACCGTCGCCGTCACCGACGGGGTCAACACCCTGCTGACGCTGCAGCCCACCGCCGCCGCCGTCCGGAACCTCGTCGTGACACCCACCGGGCCCGGGACGGTGGAGGTGAGCTGGGATCCGGCGCGGACCACCGACGGACCCCCGGTGACCTACCGCATCGAGGTGACCAGGGCGCCCACGGAGGCGGCCTGGGCGGATCTGCACGCCTCCCTCGGCGGATCCGACCCGGACGCGCCGGAGACCGGTGCCGGACCCGCGTTCGAGGTGACCACGCCCTCCGCGACCATCCCCGACCTGCCCGCCGGCACCGACGTGACGGTCTCGGTCGTCGCGGTCGACGGCGCCGGCGTGGGCGCACCCGCGAGCACCACGGTGCACATGCCGTGA
- a CDS encoding TetR family transcriptional regulator, translating to MNGHGDEAPAAGPGGIGPADPRPTEPEAGTPRRRDAAGTRRLLLAAARRRFAADGYRSTTVRDISEEAGVNVALIARYFGSKEGLFEACLTGVADDLGNSVPPDTTLAQVPALLAARVGGSRGAPASTQLVLLLRTSGDERAEEIRRDILLTFARRLAGIAGWRPPADPTPADPTSTDPTPPGSPTGGASIGGVATGDAPGTPQDADRLLLRAQIVLSATFGLSLLRATTRLEPLASAGPAELAEPFADLISALLGAPGPDPDEAPRSA from the coding sequence GTGAACGGACACGGCGACGAGGCTCCAGCGGCGGGACCGGGCGGCATCGGCCCGGCGGACCCCCGCCCCACCGAGCCCGAGGCGGGCACCCCGCGGCGCCGGGACGCCGCCGGCACCCGCCGACTCCTGCTGGCCGCGGCCCGCCGGAGATTCGCTGCGGACGGCTACCGGTCGACCACCGTGCGGGATATCAGCGAGGAGGCGGGCGTCAACGTGGCCCTCATCGCCCGCTACTTCGGATCGAAGGAGGGACTGTTCGAGGCCTGTCTGACCGGGGTCGCCGACGACCTCGGCAACTCCGTTCCGCCCGACACGACCCTGGCGCAGGTCCCTGCCCTGCTGGCCGCCCGCGTGGGTGGGTCGCGCGGCGCACCGGCGTCCACCCAGCTGGTGCTGCTGTTGCGCACCTCGGGGGACGAGCGCGCGGAGGAGATCCGCCGGGACATCCTGCTGACGTTCGCCCGGCGGCTGGCCGGCATCGCCGGCTGGCGGCCCCCCGCCGATCCGACTCCCGCCGATCCGACATCCACCGACCCGACACCCCCCGGCAGTCCGACCGGCGGTGCGTCGATCGGCGGTGTCGCCACCGGTGATGCGCCCGGGACTCCGCAGGATGCCGACCGCCTGCTGCTCCGGGCCCAGATCGTGCTGTCGGCGACGTTCGGTCTGTCCCTCCTCCGGGCGACCACCCGGCTCGAACCGCTGGCCTCGGCGGGGCCGGCGGAGTTGGCGGAACCATTCGCCGATCTGATCTCCGCGCTGCTCGGTGCCCCGGGGCCCGATCCGGACGAAGCGCCCAGGAGCGCGTGA
- a CDS encoding OmpL47-type beta-barrel domain-containing protein: protein MHRSFATPRSRRRRLSTAVLAAAVLAGPIILAPSAAAAPNSATPYPVFAGSDDPVPALPAGHDTRAMMQSIFDADVAAGAGVTTGKDFWIDQMLARTGTQGDADPANSDNNQWLFSRGRTLFMKSHDPAQLGFAGDVAYIESINGRSAYTITVSAGGQQVQLREDTAARKQTPSYWQSTFTGSGLRVVQTKYMTDANVAVTALTLTNTGGTAQDVTLTAASPYATRADGDELVGRVDAFNKLTTITPRMSGDGFAPADGTLVHTASVAAGGTLTTKVQEGFLTADITESGPEYAAYRAASVQDAFTTHVTDYNRWWAQNVPYIDIPDKNIEKTLYYRWWLMRFNFLDANIAGNDYQFPTAVEGVLGYNNAIVLTSGMFIDDLKYLRDPSYAYGTWVSAGEVAKSGKYTDNPGDPANWSNSYTQYITEAAWKSYQLHGGPAPIAASLGTYGENDVKGLLKDFDANGNKLIEYNWGALTGNDADAVSFDWRKGASMDRTESAYLYSNALGAAQAYRAAGDEAKAGEMEQLAASVQKAVLDNLWNPESKLLEHRIAGGDKAFVPWKETNNYYPFSVGLMPKPDGTPENDQYLEALRLWADSDEYPIFPFFTANQKDKAEAAAQGDVGSNNFSIINSTVTFRFLSSVLRNYPNQYIDAETYKKLLYWNAWAQYQSGDNRYPDQNEFWANGSADPQKVGYRSWIHHTILGATNFTVIEDVAGLRTRDDAKLELSPIDIGWDHFTVNNLRYRDKDLSIVWDKPGDGQKYYGDDVPEGYSIYLDGALALTVDSLRHVVFDPATGDVQLPAGGAVTGKGAATAVQAMSQVRFDEDSRVVDIFAKAGKDITPADGDPVDLAQGATATATFSAPNRGPGNAVDGTTINEPFWGTAGSPNAQDSLEIDLGSPRTFDDIRVHFYRSSTTGTVAGYATPSLYQLEYQDGATWKAVPGQLRTPTVPRANLNEAAFAPVTAGRIRVTVQHAPGARTAIKEVVVSSTGQDVQAPGNQAPVVDAVASDPRPDGSLALTGTVQDDALPTGTLSSTWSVVSAPEGGSALFADPAAASTSVKFTAEGEYVLRLTATDGALTTSRDITVTGAVAGAAGVNVAPLATPTAEYTAGWNNVRAVNDGEVLNTGGQQNQLWGTWSGARPATRWLQYDWTSPVRVASTEVAFWHDSPGGTGDGVAVPASWKLQYRNAAGEWADVSNASGYGIADTGSNRTSFDPVTTTGLRAVFTANSNGTSNSAIAVSEWSVRTDVPVSTGAVHVPTTVGVVPTLPGTVEQVYSDGSRVQSAVTWPTITAEQVASPGTSFTVTGVVDGGGTATATVWVRVTDAVQINTLAPVTVTTAVGVAPSLPGTVTGVYNDGSQDSRLAVTWDAVPASAYAQAGTFEVSGAVAGTDKRATATVTVAGGGGQPVDTTKPVVSVSPSPAEPSGADGWWTAPVQVTVAAADDVDAAPKVEIDSGSGWVAYTEPVTVGEGTSTVQARATDAAGNVSDVASVSVKVDATVPTVSAAVDGRTVTLTGADTGSGVASVEYRWGAGEWAAYTGPVTAQGSEAATVSFRATDAAGNVSAVGTAEVAAVAVTATVALRSNGVLSAAGWYDQPVLVTVTTPAGTSGVSAQYRINTGSWNTYRSPFTVSTNGDNAVATRLIQDGAVVAGSESVTQVRVDNRAPVAIATRNPQSGTGSPRNPVEMTVTGTDAASGVDRTEYRVDGGEWAAVSAPVVFHQVGTFLVSSRAVDRAGNVSAVRSTTVVIRADVPTSVKATATRVAAGGFTTLVIAGFDRWDSLAVASGELALGPVSSDVNGAARKTVQIPAGTAKGAFPVTVTGTDGTTATVTLTITG from the coding sequence GTGCATCGATCCTTCGCAACGCCCAGGAGCCGACGCCGGCGCCTGTCCACCGCCGTGCTCGCCGCCGCGGTCCTGGCCGGGCCGATCATCCTCGCCCCGTCCGCGGCCGCCGCCCCCAATTCTGCCACGCCCTACCCCGTGTTCGCCGGGTCGGACGATCCGGTGCCGGCCCTGCCGGCCGGCCATGACACCCGCGCGATGATGCAGTCCATCTTCGACGCGGACGTGGCCGCCGGCGCCGGAGTGACCACCGGGAAGGACTTCTGGATCGACCAGATGCTCGCCCGCACCGGGACCCAGGGTGACGCCGACCCGGCCAACTCCGACAACAATCAGTGGTTGTTCAGCCGGGGCCGCACCCTGTTCATGAAGAGCCACGACCCGGCGCAGCTCGGCTTCGCCGGCGACGTGGCCTACATCGAGTCGATCAACGGCCGTTCCGCGTACACGATCACCGTGTCGGCCGGCGGGCAGCAGGTGCAGCTTCGGGAGGACACCGCCGCGCGCAAGCAGACCCCGAGCTACTGGCAGTCCACCTTCACCGGGTCGGGCCTGCGGGTGGTCCAGACGAAGTACATGACCGACGCCAACGTGGCCGTCACCGCCCTGACGCTGACCAACACCGGCGGCACCGCCCAGGACGTCACGCTGACCGCGGCCTCGCCCTACGCCACCCGCGCCGACGGTGACGAGCTGGTCGGTCGGGTGGACGCGTTCAACAAGCTGACCACCATCACCCCCCGGATGTCCGGTGACGGTTTCGCCCCGGCCGACGGCACCCTGGTGCACACCGCGTCGGTGGCCGCCGGCGGCACCCTGACCACCAAGGTGCAGGAGGGCTTCCTCACCGCCGACATCACCGAGTCGGGTCCGGAGTACGCGGCCTACCGCGCCGCCTCCGTGCAGGACGCCTTCACCACCCACGTCACCGACTACAACCGGTGGTGGGCGCAGAACGTGCCCTACATCGACATCCCCGACAAGAACATCGAGAAGACCCTGTACTACCGCTGGTGGCTGATGCGGTTCAACTTCCTGGACGCCAACATCGCCGGCAACGACTACCAGTTCCCGACCGCGGTCGAGGGCGTGCTGGGGTACAACAACGCCATCGTGCTGACCTCGGGCATGTTCATCGACGACCTGAAGTACCTGCGCGACCCGTCCTACGCGTACGGCACCTGGGTCTCGGCGGGCGAGGTGGCCAAGAGCGGGAAGTACACCGACAACCCGGGCGACCCGGCGAACTGGTCCAACAGCTACACCCAGTACATCACCGAGGCGGCCTGGAAGTCCTACCAGCTGCACGGGGGACCGGCGCCGATCGCGGCCAGCCTGGGCACCTACGGCGAGAACGACGTCAAGGGCCTGCTCAAGGATTTCGACGCCAACGGCAACAAGCTGATCGAGTACAACTGGGGCGCCCTGACGGGCAACGACGCCGACGCGGTGTCGTTCGACTGGCGCAAGGGCGCCTCCATGGACCGCACCGAGAGCGCCTACCTCTACTCCAACGCGCTGGGGGCCGCGCAGGCCTACCGCGCCGCCGGCGACGAGGCCAAGGCCGGGGAGATGGAGCAGCTGGCGGCCTCCGTGCAGAAAGCCGTGCTCGACAACCTGTGGAACCCCGAGAGCAAGCTCCTCGAGCACCGGATCGCCGGTGGGGACAAGGCTTTCGTGCCCTGGAAGGAGACCAACAACTACTACCCGTTCTCCGTGGGGCTGATGCCCAAGCCGGACGGGACCCCGGAGAACGACCAGTACCTCGAGGCCCTGCGACTGTGGGCCGACTCCGACGAGTACCCGATCTTCCCGTTCTTCACCGCCAACCAGAAGGACAAGGCCGAGGCCGCCGCGCAGGGCGATGTCGGCAGCAACAACTTCTCGATCATCAACTCGACGGTCACCTTCCGGTTCCTGTCCTCCGTGCTGCGGAACTACCCCAACCAGTACATCGATGCCGAGACCTACAAGAAGCTGCTGTACTGGAACGCCTGGGCGCAGTACCAGAGCGGGGACAACCGCTACCCCGACCAGAACGAGTTCTGGGCCAACGGGAGTGCCGACCCGCAGAAGGTCGGCTACCGCTCCTGGATCCACCACACGATCCTGGGCGCCACCAACTTCACCGTCATCGAGGACGTCGCCGGTCTGCGCACCCGTGACGACGCCAAGCTGGAGCTCTCCCCGATCGACATCGGGTGGGACCACTTCACGGTGAACAACCTGCGCTACCGCGACAAGGACCTCAGCATCGTCTGGGACAAGCCCGGCGACGGCCAGAAGTACTACGGGGACGATGTTCCCGAGGGCTACTCGATCTACCTGGACGGCGCGCTCGCCCTGACCGTCGACTCCCTCCGACACGTCGTGTTCGACCCGGCCACCGGTGACGTGCAGCTGCCGGCCGGCGGCGCCGTCACCGGCAAGGGTGCGGCCACGGCCGTGCAGGCGATGAGCCAGGTCCGGTTCGACGAGGACAGCCGCGTGGTGGACATCTTCGCCAAGGCGGGCAAGGACATCACCCCGGCGGACGGCGACCCGGTCGACCTGGCGCAGGGCGCGACCGCGACGGCGACCTTCTCCGCCCCGAACCGTGGGCCCGGGAACGCCGTCGACGGCACCACCATCAACGAGCCGTTCTGGGGCACCGCCGGTTCGCCGAACGCCCAGGACAGCCTGGAGATCGATCTGGGCAGCCCGAGGACGTTCGACGACATCCGGGTGCACTTCTACCGCAGTTCCACCACCGGGACCGTGGCCGGTTACGCCACCCCGTCCCTGTACCAGCTCGAGTACCAGGACGGTGCGACGTGGAAGGCCGTTCCCGGTCAGCTGCGGACGCCGACGGTGCCGCGGGCCAACCTGAACGAGGCCGCCTTCGCCCCGGTGACGGCCGGCCGGATCCGCGTCACGGTGCAGCACGCCCCGGGTGCGCGGACGGCGATCAAGGAGGTGGTGGTCTCCTCGACCGGCCAGGACGTGCAGGCGCCGGGCAACCAGGCCCCGGTCGTCGACGCCGTGGCCTCCGACCCCCGGCCCGACGGGTCGCTCGCGTTGACCGGGACGGTCCAGGACGACGCGCTGCCCACGGGCACGCTCAGCTCCACCTGGTCGGTCGTCTCCGCCCCGGAGGGTGGGTCCGCACTGTTCGCCGACCCGGCCGCGGCCTCCACCTCGGTCAAGTTCACTGCCGAGGGTGAGTACGTCCTGCGCCTGACCGCCACCGACGGCGCGCTCACCACCAGCCGGGACATCACCGTCACCGGTGCGGTGGCCGGTGCCGCCGGGGTGAACGTGGCCCCGCTGGCCACCCCGACCGCCGAGTACACCGCGGGATGGAACAACGTCCGGGCCGTCAACGACGGCGAGGTGCTGAACACCGGTGGCCAGCAGAACCAGCTGTGGGGCACCTGGTCGGGCGCCCGCCCGGCCACCCGCTGGCTGCAGTACGACTGGACGTCGCCCGTGCGGGTCGCGTCCACCGAGGTCGCCTTCTGGCACGACTCCCCGGGCGGCACCGGTGACGGCGTGGCCGTCCCCGCCTCCTGGAAGCTGCAGTACCGCAACGCAGCCGGCGAATGGGCCGACGTGAGCAATGCCAGCGGCTACGGGATCGCCGACACCGGGTCCAACCGCACCTCGTTCGATCCGGTGACCACCACCGGCCTGCGGGCCGTGTTCACCGCGAACAGCAACGGCACCTCCAACTCGGCGATCGCCGTGTCGGAGTGGTCGGTGCGCACCGACGTGCCGGTCTCCACCGGGGCCGTGCACGTGCCCACCACCGTCGGTGTCGTGCCGACCCTGCCCGGCACCGTCGAGCAGGTCTACTCCGACGGGAGCCGCGTGCAGAGCGCGGTGACCTGGCCGACGATCACCGCCGAGCAGGTCGCCTCCCCCGGGACCTCCTTCACCGTCACGGGTGTCGTCGACGGTGGCGGCACGGCCACGGCCACGGTGTGGGTCCGGGTGACCGACGCGGTGCAGATCAACACCCTCGCGCCGGTCACGGTGACCACGGCGGTCGGGGTCGCCCCGTCGCTGCCGGGCACCGTCACCGGGGTCTACAACGACGGTTCGCAGGACAGCCGTCTCGCGGTCACCTGGGACGCCGTCCCGGCCTCGGCCTACGCCCAGGCCGGAACCTTCGAGGTGTCCGGTGCCGTCGCCGGAACGGACAAGCGGGCCACCGCGACGGTGACCGTCGCCGGCGGCGGCGGACAGCCGGTCGACACGACGAAGCCGGTGGTCTCGGTGTCGCCGTCGCCGGCCGAACCGTCGGGTGCCGACGGGTGGTGGACCGCTCCGGTGCAGGTGACCGTGGCGGCCGCCGACGACGTGGACGCCGCGCCGAAGGTGGAGATCGACAGCGGGTCGGGGTGGGTGGCCTACACGGAGCCGGTGACCGTGGGCGAGGGCACCAGCACGGTCCAGGCCCGCGCCACGGATGCGGCGGGGAACGTCTCCGACGTCGCGTCGGTGTCGGTGAAGGTGGACGCGACGGTGCCGACGGTGTCCGCGGCGGTCGACGGCCGCACGGTCACGCTGACCGGTGCGGACACCGGGTCGGGTGTGGCGTCGGTGGAGTACCGCTGGGGTGCCGGTGAATGGGCCGCGTACACCGGTCCCGTGACGGCGCAGGGTTCCGAGGCGGCGACGGTGTCGTTCCGGGCCACGGATGCGGCGGGGAACGTCTCGGCGGTGGGTACCGCGGAGGTGGCGGCGGTGGCCGTCACGGCAACGGTGGCGTTGCGGTCCAACGGTGTGCTGTCCGCAGCGGGCTGGTACGACCAGCCGGTGCTGGTCACCGTGACGACACCGGCCGGCACGAGCGGTGTGTCGGCGCAGTACCGGATCAACACGGGTTCGTGGAACACCTACCGCTCGCCCTTCACGGTGTCGACGAACGGTGACAACGCGGTGGCGACCCGGTTGATCCAGGACGGCGCCGTGGTGGCGGGTTCGGAGTCGGTGACCCAGGTCCGGGTGGACAACCGCGCCCCGGTTGCCATCGCCACCCGGAATCCCCAGTCCGGGACGGGCTCTCCCCGCAACCCCGTCGAGATGACCGTCACCGGAACGGATGCGGCCTCGGGGGTGGACCGGACGGAGTACCGGGTGGACGGTGGTGAGTGGGCCGCGGTGAGCGCTCCGGTGGTCTTCCACCAGGTCGGGACGTTCCTGGTGTCCTCCCGGGCGGTGGATCGGGCCGGGAACGTCTCGGCGGTGCGCTCCACCACGGTGGTGATCCGGGCGGATGTGCCGACGTCGGTGAAGGCGACGGCGACGCGGGTGGCTGCGGGTGGGTTCACCACGTTGGTGATCGCCGGGTTCGATCGGTGGGACAGCCTGGCGGTGGCCTCCGGGGAGCTCGCGTTGGGTCCGGTGTCCAGTGATGTGAACGGGGCTGCGCGCAAGACGGTGCAGATCCCGGCGGGGACGGCGAAGGGTGCGTTCCCGGTGACGGTGACCGGGACCGATGGCACCACGGCCACGGTCACCCTGACCATCACCGGCTGA
- a CDS encoding PGPGW domain-containing protein, with protein sequence MKTTVIAVLGAILLVAGVALLVLPGPGFVLIAAGLAVLATRFDWAKKPLDYAKDKAQQGIDEVSRSKGRAAFALVCALLLLAAGIAGVAGLKIPFLNTVSAILLIVSGIGLLGTLVYARMKGPKPSRVR encoded by the coding sequence ATGAAGACCACCGTCATCGCCGTGCTCGGCGCCATCCTCCTGGTCGCCGGCGTCGCGCTGCTCGTGCTGCCCGGTCCGGGTTTCGTGCTCATCGCGGCCGGGCTCGCCGTCCTGGCCACCCGGTTCGACTGGGCCAAGAAGCCGTTGGACTACGCGAAGGACAAGGCCCAGCAGGGCATCGACGAGGTGTCCCGCAGCAAGGGCCGCGCCGCCTTCGCCCTGGTCTGCGCCCTGCTGCTGCTCGCCGCCGGCATCGCCGGGGTGGCCGGGCTGAAGATCCCGTTCCTCAACACCGTCTCGGCCATCCTGCTGATCGTCAGCGGGATCGGGCTGCTCGGCACGCTCGTCTACGCCCGGATGAAGGGGCCCAAGCCCTCCCGCGTGCGCTGA
- a CDS encoding YoaK family protein: MATAHRDRHQQTVPVSDRLGVWLMMALTLVTGIVDAVGYLALDRVFTGNMTGNIVILGMAVAGADDLPILGPAIALGTFTVGAFLAGLFLRRRPTGWTTAVTAELVLGAVLLGAVAVLLAVAGPDRPLAVSIVASSVTALVMGGQAATARKIAVKDMTTVVVTSTLASFAGESLVAGGRGAVINRRFFAILVIFLGAVIGAALLVIHPGVATALAAVLSLAVAAVGHLRLRSA; encoded by the coding sequence GTGGCGACTGCGCACAGGGACCGGCACCAGCAGACCGTGCCGGTGTCCGACCGGCTCGGTGTCTGGCTGATGATGGCGCTCACCCTGGTCACCGGGATCGTCGACGCGGTGGGCTATCTGGCGCTGGACCGGGTGTTCACCGGGAACATGACGGGCAACATCGTCATCCTCGGCATGGCGGTCGCCGGGGCCGACGACCTGCCCATCCTCGGGCCGGCGATCGCGCTGGGCACCTTCACCGTCGGCGCGTTCCTGGCCGGCCTGTTCCTGCGCCGGCGACCCACCGGCTGGACGACGGCGGTGACCGCGGAACTGGTGCTGGGCGCGGTGCTGCTGGGCGCGGTCGCGGTCCTGCTCGCGGTGGCCGGGCCGGACCGACCGCTCGCCGTCTCGATCGTGGCGTCGTCGGTCACCGCGCTGGTGATGGGCGGGCAGGCCGCGACGGCGCGCAAGATCGCGGTGAAGGACATGACGACGGTCGTGGTGACCTCCACCCTGGCGTCGTTCGCCGGGGAGTCCCTCGTCGCGGGCGGCCGCGGCGCCGTGATCAACCGGCGCTTCTTCGCGATCCTGGTCATCTTCCTGGGTGCGGTGATCGGCGCCGCGCTGCTCGTCATCCACCCGGGGGTCGCCACCGCGCTGGCCGCCGTCCTCAGCCTGGCCGTGGCCGCCGTCGGGCACCTGCGGCTGCGGTCCGCCTGA
- a CDS encoding MFS transporter, whose product MVARVLQGAAGAILPLSIGIVRDQLPREKVGVTVGLLSAIFGVGAGVGIVAAGPIVENLSWHWLFWFPLVLVVIALLGAIFGMPESPVRNPGRLDVLGAGILSVALVSLLLAISKGQGWGWADGKTLGLLVVGVVALIVFVAVERRVAEPLVDLSLMRIRGVWSTDLVAMILGFAMFGTFLLVPQLLQLPVETGFGFGRSVSEAGLFLLPTVAMMVVFGPVAGLLDRRFGPKVPMLIGTTLVTAGFVVPALGHGSLGQVVASGVLVGAGIGFAFAAMSNAIIESVPAAQTGEASGVNTIARTIGSSIGTAVIAAVLTSGAGPQGVPADGAFTRGFWVCAIVAAVAIVTALALPAVRRAPAVAKAVDGIGARS is encoded by the coding sequence ATCGTCGCCCGGGTCCTGCAGGGCGCGGCGGGCGCGATCCTGCCGCTGTCCATCGGCATCGTCCGCGACCAGCTCCCCCGGGAGAAGGTCGGGGTGACCGTCGGTCTGCTGTCCGCCATCTTCGGCGTCGGTGCCGGCGTCGGGATCGTCGCCGCCGGCCCCATCGTGGAGAACCTGTCCTGGCACTGGCTGTTCTGGTTCCCGCTGGTGCTCGTCGTCATCGCCCTGCTCGGCGCGATCTTTGGCATGCCGGAATCACCGGTGCGCAACCCCGGCCGACTCGACGTCCTGGGCGCGGGCATCCTGTCCGTGGCGCTGGTCTCGTTGCTGCTGGCGATCAGCAAGGGACAGGGCTGGGGATGGGCCGACGGGAAGACCCTCGGCCTCCTGGTCGTCGGCGTCGTGGCGCTGATCGTCTTCGTCGCGGTGGAGCGGCGGGTGGCCGAGCCGCTCGTCGACCTGTCGCTGATGCGGATCCGCGGGGTCTGGTCCACCGATCTGGTCGCGATGATCCTCGGCTTCGCGATGTTCGGGACGTTCCTGCTGGTGCCGCAGCTGCTCCAGCTGCCGGTGGAGACCGGCTTCGGGTTCGGCCGGTCGGTCTCCGAGGCGGGCCTGTTCCTGCTGCCCACCGTGGCCATGATGGTCGTCTTCGGCCCGGTGGCCGGGCTGCTCGACCGCCGCTTCGGGCCCAAGGTCCCCATGCTCATCGGCACCACGCTGGTGACGGCCGGGTTCGTCGTCCCCGCCCTCGGACACGGCTCCCTCGGGCAGGTCGTGGCCTCCGGCGTGCTCGTCGGCGCCGGCATCGGCTTCGCGTTCGCGGCCATGTCGAACGCGATCATCGAGAGCGTGCCGGCCGCGCAGACCGGGGAGGCCAGTGGCGTCAACACCATCGCCCGGACCATCGGCAGCAGCATCGGCACCGCGGTGATCGCCGCCGTGCTCACCTCCGGGGCCGGGCCGCAGGGAGTGCCCGCCGACGGAGCGTTCACCCGGGGCTTCTGGGTGTGCGCGATCGTCGCCGCGGTCGCGATCGTCACCGCACTGGCCCTGCCCGCCGTCCGCCGCGCGCCCGCCGTCGCGAAGGCCGTGGACGGGATCGGCGCCCGGAGCTGA